The genomic interval TTGCGGTACAGCTACAAGTTTTACTCAGATTATTATTTATCGTGTCATACAGGGAATCGGCGGCGGAGCCTTGATTCCTGTCTCTCAGGCGATACTTCGTGAAACTTTTCCGCCTTCCCAGCAGGGAATGGCTATGGCCGTTTACGGCATGGGTGTTGTGCTTGCCCCTGCTCTAGGGCCTATCTGCGGAGGGTGGCTGACGGATATGTGGGGCTGGCCGTGGATTTTTTACGTGAATATCCCAATTTGTATTATCGGTATATTCATGACCTTTAAATTTGTTCATGATCCGCCGTATCTGCGCCGTGGAGTCAAATCGGTTGACTGGCTAGGAATCGGACTGCTCACCGTCTTTTTAACAGGAATGCAGGTAGTGCTTGAGCGCGGACAGGAAGATCAATGGTTCGATTCAGATTTTATTACTATATTGACCATACTGACTCTAGTTTCACTTTTGGTAATGATTTTCTGGGAACTTCGCACTAAAGAGCCGATTATAAACTTCCGTGTGCTGAAAGATCTGAATTTAACTCTTGGCTCAATTATGGGGCTTATTTTCGGCATAGCACTTTTCGGAACAACGTTTGTCCTTCCTCAGTTCACGCAGCAGTTACTGGGTTATCCAGCGTTCGAAGCCGGTCTGGCTCTTGCTCCGAGGGCAGTCACCTTGCTGTTGTTTATGCCCGTGGCAGGCTGGTTGTATCAAAAAATAGGACCGCGAGCCTTAATGCTGATGGGGGTCGCAGTTATTGTCTGGTCTTACTATGATCTTATGCAACTTAATACTCAGGCCGGGATGGCTGATATGATAATGCCTTTGCTTGTTATGGGAATAGGTATGCCGTTTATGTTTATCCCGCAAAGCGCAGTTGCATTATGCACTACAGCCAAAGCTGATATGACTGACGCTTCGAGTATTTTTACGCTTGCACGCAGAATCGGCGGTAACCTAGGGTATGCTGTTGTCGCTGTTCTGCTGGACAGAGGGACCAGAATTCATCTTG from Desulfovibrio gilichinskyi carries:
- a CDS encoding DHA2 family efflux MFS transporter permease subunit, with product MAAFKEPEDMSPAERWTIAVTVMFGAFIAVMDTSVVNVSLSHMMGSFGTSLSSITWVATSYSIAEIIMVTMSGWWSAVLGRKTLYLGSFVLFTVGSILCGTATSFTQIIIYRVIQGIGGGALIPVSQAILRETFPPSQQGMAMAVYGMGVVLAPALGPICGGWLTDMWGWPWIFYVNIPICIIGIFMTFKFVHDPPYLRRGVKSVDWLGIGLLTVFLTGMQVVLERGQEDQWFDSDFITILTILTLVSLLVMIFWELRTKEPIINFRVLKDLNLTLGSIMGLIFGIALFGTTFVLPQFTQQLLGYPAFEAGLALAPRAVTLLLFMPVAGWLYQKIGPRALMLMGVAVIVWSYYDLMQLNTQAGMADMIMPLLVMGIGMPFMFIPQSAVALCTTAKADMTDASSIFTLARRIGGNLGYAVVAVLLDRGTRIHLAYLSENVSELRPFSHNYLLQIGQKLHELGVSSVASSKIAIGMLEQTLVRQAKMLAYNEISFIFGCLFFLLIPLIFLCPSKAKILSLNKVPKKKAAQE